In Aggregatibacter sp. 2125159857, one DNA window encodes the following:
- the glmS gene encoding glutamine--fructose-6-phosphate transaminase (isomerizing), with protein MCGIVGAVAQRDVAEILINGLHRLEYRGYDSAGLAVVNLQHELQRVRCLGKVKALNEAVEKSPLIGGTGIAHTRWATHGAPSEDNAHPHVSGNFAVVHNGIIENYEELRALLKARGYVFTSQTDTEVIAHLVEWEMRSAGSLLEAVQNVVKQLTGAYGMVVMDRMHPEHLVAARSGSPLVIGLGIGENFLASDQLALLSVTRRFIFLEEGDIAEITRRSVDIYDRDGHKVEREAHDSNLENDAAEKGKHRHFMQKEIYEQPTALINTMEGRVTHNNVVVEAIGNGAKDILEKVEHIQIVACGTSYNSGMVSRYWFESVAGVSCDVEIASEFRYRKFVVRPNSLLITISQSGETADTLAALRLAKEKGYMAAMTICNVAGSSLVRESDLAFMTRAGVEIGVASTKAFTTQLAALLMLVVAVGKAKQTLSTEKEQDIVKALQSLPAEIEKALAFDKHIETLAEDFAEKNHALFLGRGEFYPIAMEASLKLKEISYIHAEAYAAGELKHGPLALIDADMPVIVVAPNNELLEKIKSNIEEVRARGGQLYVFADKEAGFSEAEGMKIITMPTVNDITAPIYYTVPMQLLAYHIALIKGTDVDQPRNLAKAVTVE; from the coding sequence ATGTGTGGAATTGTTGGTGCCGTTGCACAACGTGATGTGGCAGAAATTTTAATTAATGGATTACATCGCCTTGAATACCGTGGTTATGACTCCGCAGGATTGGCGGTAGTCAATTTACAACATGAATTACAACGTGTACGTTGCTTAGGCAAAGTGAAAGCGTTGAATGAGGCAGTGGAAAAATCCCCGCTTATCGGTGGCACCGGCATTGCGCATACCCGTTGGGCAACCCATGGTGCGCCTTCCGAAGATAACGCACACCCCCACGTTTCCGGCAATTTTGCGGTGGTGCATAACGGTATTATCGAAAACTATGAAGAATTACGTGCATTGTTGAAAGCGCGTGGTTATGTGTTTACCTCTCAAACAGATACGGAAGTCATTGCGCATTTGGTCGAATGGGAAATGCGCAGCGCAGGCAGTTTATTGGAAGCTGTGCAGAACGTCGTAAAACAATTAACCGGCGCCTATGGTATGGTCGTGATGGATCGTATGCATCCGGAACATCTCGTGGCAGCGCGTTCCGGCAGTCCATTGGTGATCGGTTTGGGCATCGGTGAAAACTTCCTTGCTTCGGATCAACTTGCTTTGTTAAGCGTTACCCGCCGCTTTATTTTCTTAGAAGAGGGCGACATTGCAGAAATTACTCGCCGTTCCGTGGATATTTACGATCGCGATGGTCATAAAGTCGAGCGTGAGGCGCATGATTCCAATTTAGAAAACGATGCGGCGGAAAAAGGCAAACACCGTCACTTCATGCAAAAAGAAATTTACGAACAACCGACCGCACTTATCAACACGATGGAAGGTCGTGTAACCCACAACAACGTGGTGGTGGAAGCGATCGGTAACGGCGCGAAAGACATTCTCGAAAAAGTGGAACACATTCAAATTGTGGCTTGTGGTACATCTTACAATTCAGGGATGGTGTCTCGTTATTGGTTTGAAAGCGTGGCCGGCGTGAGCTGTGATGTGGAAATTGCCTCTGAATTTCGTTACCGCAAATTTGTCGTACGCCCAAACAGTTTATTGATTACGATTTCCCAATCCGGTGAAACGGCGGATACCCTAGCCGCCTTACGTTTAGCGAAAGAAAAAGGCTATATGGCGGCGATGACGATTTGTAACGTAGCCGGCTCGTCCCTCGTGCGCGAATCGGATCTGGCATTCATGACCCGCGCCGGCGTGGAAATCGGGGTAGCCTCCACCAAAGCCTTTACAACGCAATTAGCCGCATTGTTAATGTTAGTCGTGGCGGTTGGTAAAGCCAAACAGACTCTTTCCACTGAGAAAGAACAGGACATTGTGAAAGCATTGCAATCGCTGCCGGCGGAGATTGAAAAGGCTTTAGCGTTCGATAAACACATTGAAACTTTGGCGGAAGATTTTGCCGAAAAGAACCATGCGTTATTTTTAGGTCGCGGCGAGTTCTACCCCATTGCGATGGAGGCCTCATTAAAGTTAAAAGAAATTTCCTACATTCACGCAGAAGCCTATGCCGCCGGTGAGCTAAAACACGGTCCGTTAGCATTAATCGATGCCGATATGCCGGTGATTGTGGTCGCACCAAACAATGAATTGCTGGAAAAAATCAAATCCAATATAGAAGAAGTGCGCGCCCGTGGCGGTCAATTGTATGTGTTTGCCGATAAAGAGGCCGGTTTTAGTGAAGCGGAAGGCATGAAAATCATCACCATGCCAACGGTAAATGATATTACCGCACCGATTTATTACACCGTGCCGATGCAGCTGTTGGCTTATCACATTGCCTTAATTAAAGGCACCGATGTGGATCAGCCTCGTAACTTAGCGAAAGCGGTTACCGTGGAATAA
- a CDS encoding DeoR/GlpR family DNA-binding transcription regulator, producing MTKRHIQPRNTQQRRHGIMQLLLERGEVSVDQLVQLFDTSEVTIRKDLTVLENNGFLVRRYGGAILMPQELIEDEQEDFLSERKLAIAKRAAERILDHNRIIIDSGTTTAALIKQLNNKQGLVVMTNSMYVANELRSLENEPTLLMTGGTWDKASESFQGKVAEQVLRSYNFDQLFIGADGIDFDRGTTTFNELVGLSQVMADVAREVIVMVESQKIGRKMPNVELVWQQIDVLITDNLLSEDSKKRIEAHGVDVICA from the coding sequence ATGACTAAACGACACATTCAGCCTCGCAATACCCAACAACGTCGTCACGGCATCATGCAATTATTGCTGGAACGCGGAGAGGTGAGCGTTGATCAGCTTGTTCAGCTGTTTGATACTTCGGAAGTCACGATTCGTAAAGACTTAACGGTGTTAGAGAACAATGGTTTCTTAGTGCGTCGCTACGGTGGCGCGATCTTAATGCCGCAAGAACTCATTGAGGACGAACAGGAAGATTTTCTTTCGGAACGAAAGTTGGCCATTGCTAAACGGGCAGCTGAACGTATTTTAGATCACAACCGTATTATTATTGATAGTGGCACCACCACGGCGGCGTTGATTAAACAGTTGAACAACAAGCAAGGATTGGTGGTGATGACCAATTCTATGTATGTGGCGAATGAACTGCGTTCCCTAGAAAATGAACCCACCTTATTAATGACGGGGGGAACATGGGATAAAGCTTCAGAGTCTTTTCAAGGTAAAGTAGCGGAGCAAGTATTGCGTTCTTATAACTTTGACCAGCTGTTTATCGGTGCTGATGGAATTGATTTTGATCGGGGAACGACCACATTCAACGAATTGGTTGGCTTAAGCCAAGTGATGGCCGATGTGGCGCGCGAAGTGATTGTGATGGTGGAATCTCAAAAGATTGGGCGAAAGATGCCTAACGTTGAATTGGTGTGGCAGCAAATTGATGTATTGATTACCGATAATTTGTTGTCAGAAGACAGTAAAAAACGCATTGAAGCCCATGGCGTAGACGTCATTTGCGCTTAA
- a CDS encoding HU family DNA-binding protein translates to MNKTDLIDAIASAAELNKKQAKAALEATLDAITESLKKGDAVQLIGFGTFKINERKARTGRNPQTGAEIKIAASKVPAFVSGKALKDAVK, encoded by the coding sequence ATGAACAAAACAGATTTAATTGATGCTATTGCAAGCGCAGCCGAATTAAATAAAAAACAAGCTAAAGCTGCTTTAGAAGCAACTTTAGATGCAATCACTGAAAGCTTAAAAAAAGGTGATGCCGTACAATTAATCGGTTTCGGCACATTTAAAATCAATGAGCGTAAAGCGCGTACCGGTCGTAACCCACAAACCGGTGCAGAAATTAAAATTGCGGCTTCTAAAGTGCCAGCATTCGTTTCTGGTAAAGCATTAAAAGATGCTGTTAAATAA
- a CDS encoding YjaG family protein yields MRNPIHKRLENLATWQHLTFMACLCERMYPNYHLFCQIIEQPQNAKVYHNILNLVWEYLTVKEVNINFENQLEKLENIIPDVNDYDFYGVVPALDACEGLAEVLHTIIAGASLEQAVKVSQLSLGTVASYLETEYDRTLSEVELKESDLIQQELDVQWQLYRALKEAKRHDVELISDLKNALREEAVSNICIKIEQ; encoded by the coding sequence ATGCGAAATCCGATTCATAAACGTTTAGAAAATCTCGCCACTTGGCAGCATTTAACTTTTATGGCGTGCCTATGCGAACGAATGTATCCCAACTACCATTTATTCTGCCAAATCATAGAACAGCCACAAAACGCTAAGGTGTATCACAATATTTTGAATTTAGTGTGGGAATATTTAACGGTTAAAGAGGTCAACATTAATTTTGAAAATCAGTTAGAAAAACTGGAAAACATTATTCCGGATGTGAATGACTATGATTTTTACGGTGTTGTGCCGGCATTAGATGCTTGTGAAGGGCTAGCGGAAGTGTTGCATACCATCATTGCCGGCGCGTCATTGGAGCAAGCGGTGAAAGTAAGTCAACTGTCATTGGGAACGGTGGCGAGTTATTTAGAAACGGAATATGATCGCACCTTATCCGAGGTGGAACTGAAGGAATCGGATTTAATCCAGCAAGAATTAGATGTGCAATGGCAACTGTATCGCGCATTAAAAGAGGCGAAAAGGCATGATGTTGAACTGATTTCTGATTTAAAAAATGCGTTGCGTGAAGAGGCGGTTTCGAATATTTGTATAAAAATAGAACAGTAA
- the hemE gene encoding uroporphyrinogen decarboxylase, whose translation MTTLKNDRYLRALLRQPVDMTPIWMMRQAGRYLPEYKATRAQAGDFMSLCRNADLACEVTLQPLRRYALDAAILFSDILTIPDAMGLGLSFGAGEGPKFERVIDSKSAVENLPIPDPEQELQYVMNAVRTIRRELNGEVPLIGFSGSPWTLATYMVEGGSSKAFTKIKKMLYSEPHLLHALLDKLADSVILYLNAQIKAGAQAVMVFDTWGGVLAHREYPEFSLRYMHKIVDGLIREHEGRRVPVTLFTKGGGLWLEAMADTGCDAVGLDWTVDIAEARRRVGHKVALQGNMDPSVLYAPAGRIEEEVRSILAAFGEGSGHVFNLGHGIHQDVPEESPKVLVDAVHQLSKPYHL comes from the coding sequence ATGACCACATTAAAAAATGACCGCTATTTAAGAGCCCTTTTACGTCAACCTGTGGATATGACGCCGATTTGGATGATGCGCCAAGCCGGGCGGTATTTGCCGGAATACAAAGCCACTCGTGCGCAAGCCGGTGATTTTATGTCCTTGTGTCGCAATGCAGATTTAGCCTGTGAAGTGACATTACAACCGTTGCGCCGTTATGCATTAGATGCGGCAATTTTATTTTCCGATATTTTAACGATTCCCGATGCCATGGGGCTTGGCTTAAGTTTTGGCGCCGGTGAAGGGCCGAAATTTGAACGGGTTATTGACAGCAAAAGTGCGGTGGAAAATTTACCTATTCCGGATCCGGAGCAGGAGCTGCAATATGTGATGAATGCGGTGCGCACGATTCGCCGTGAACTCAATGGTGAAGTGCCTCTTATCGGCTTTTCCGGGAGTCCGTGGACATTGGCTACTTACATGGTGGAAGGCGGTTCTTCTAAAGCCTTTACGAAAATTAAAAAAATGCTGTATAGCGAACCGCACTTATTACACGCCTTGTTAGATAAACTGGCAGACAGTGTAATTCTTTACTTAAATGCGCAAATTAAAGCCGGTGCGCAGGCGGTTATGGTGTTTGATACGTGGGGCGGCGTGTTGGCGCATCGTGAGTATCCGGAGTTTTCTTTGCGTTATATGCACAAAATCGTGGACGGTTTGATTCGTGAACATGAAGGACGCCGTGTGCCGGTTACCTTATTTACCAAAGGTGGCGGATTGTGGTTAGAAGCCATGGCTGACACAGGCTGTGATGCCGTGGGATTAGATTGGACGGTGGATATTGCGGAGGCACGTCGTCGCGTTGGGCATAAAGTGGCATTGCAAGGCAACATGGATCCGAGTGTACTCTATGCGCCAGCCGGTCGAATTGAAGAGGAAGTGCGGTCGATTTTGGCGGCGTTTGGTGAAGGGAGCGGCCATGTATTTAACCTTGGGCATGGCATTCATCAGGACGTGCCGGAAGAAAGCCCGAAAGTGTTGGTGGATGCGGTACACCAGCTATCCAAGCCTTATCATCTCTAA
- the nudC gene encoding NAD(+) diphosphatase, with the protein MKLIEPDKQGFWLFTQASSIHWVDGKLPFGRADELGLTGLHAMRIGEWAGQPLYLVESQTDDGRAYFSLRDQLSLPLEQFNLLSRGVELNHFYQTHQFCGKCGGKTEQMSDEWAVQCQACGFRTYPVICPSIIVAVRRGSQILLANHSRHKGGMYTTLAGFVEVGETFEEAVRREVYEETHIHVQNLRYFGSQPWAFPNSQMVGFLADYAGGEIQIQPEEIHDAQWFAYDQPLPELPPHGTIARKLIEATLALCQQHHNNERFYDHIKK; encoded by the coding sequence ATGAAACTAATTGAGCCTGACAAACAGGGCTTTTGGCTCTTTACGCAAGCGTCATCGATTCATTGGGTGGATGGCAAACTTCCTTTTGGTCGTGCTGATGAGTTAGGATTAACCGGACTTCACGCCATGCGTATTGGCGAGTGGGCAGGACAACCACTGTATTTGGTGGAATCCCAAACGGATGATGGGCGTGCGTATTTTTCCTTGCGTGATCAGCTATCATTGCCGTTGGAACAATTTAATTTGCTCAGCCGTGGTGTGGAGCTCAATCATTTTTACCAAACGCATCAATTTTGCGGCAAGTGCGGTGGAAAAACGGAACAAATGTCGGATGAATGGGCAGTACAATGCCAAGCTTGCGGCTTTCGGACTTATCCTGTCATTTGCCCATCAATTATTGTTGCCGTTCGGCGTGGTTCACAAATTTTGTTAGCCAATCATAGTCGCCATAAAGGCGGTATGTACACAACGCTGGCAGGCTTTGTGGAAGTGGGGGAAACCTTTGAGGAAGCCGTGCGGCGAGAAGTTTACGAAGAAACCCATATTCATGTGCAAAATTTGCGCTACTTTGGTAGCCAACCTTGGGCATTTCCCAATTCGCAAATGGTCGGGTTTTTAGCCGATTACGCCGGCGGTGAGATTCAAATTCAGCCGGAAGAAATTCATGACGCGCAATGGTTTGCTTATGACCAGCCGTTGCCTGAGCTGCCACCCCATGGCACGATTGCGCGCAAACTTATTGAAGCGACACTGGCATTGTGTCAACAACATCATAATAACGAGAGATTTTATGACCACATTAAAAAATGA